A single region of the Massilia sp. erpn genome encodes:
- a CDS encoding beta-ketoacyl-ACP synthase III produces MKQAVISGTGLFTPPHSISNEELVICFNAYVEQFNADNAGAIADGTVTALEPSSAAFIEKASGIKARFVMEKDGILDPQRMVPRIPERADEELSLQAEICVKAAQQALDRAGRAPADIDMVLVACSNMQRAYPAMAVEVQQALGIDGYGFDMNVACSSATFGIQTAVAAVQSGQARAVLVLNPEITSGHLNWRDRDSHFIFGDACTAIVIEAADNAVSQHQFAILDTKLKTAFSNNIRNNFGFMNRFDESGIGQADKLFRQQGRKVFKEVCPMAAETIKNAVANAGLEIAQVQRYWLHQANLNMNLLISRMILGRDAEPQEAPVILDTYANTSSAGSIIAFHKYQDDMPAGAHGVICSFGAGYSIGSVVVRKL; encoded by the coding sequence ATGAAACAAGCCGTCATCAGCGGTACCGGCCTCTTTACTCCTCCCCACTCCATCTCCAACGAAGAACTGGTCATCTGCTTCAACGCTTATGTTGAGCAGTTCAATGCCGACAATGCCGGCGCCATCGCGGACGGCACGGTCACGGCGCTGGAACCGTCCAGCGCCGCCTTTATCGAAAAGGCGTCCGGCATCAAGGCCCGCTTCGTGATGGAAAAGGACGGTATCCTCGATCCGCAGCGCATGGTGCCGCGCATTCCCGAGCGCGCCGATGAGGAGCTGTCGCTGCAGGCCGAGATCTGCGTCAAAGCCGCGCAGCAGGCGCTCGACCGCGCCGGCCGCGCGCCGGCCGACATCGATATGGTGCTGGTGGCCTGCTCGAATATGCAGCGCGCTTACCCGGCCATGGCGGTCGAGGTGCAGCAGGCGCTGGGCATCGACGGTTATGGTTTCGACATGAACGTGGCCTGCTCCTCGGCCACCTTCGGCATCCAGACCGCCGTCGCCGCCGTGCAAAGCGGCCAGGCGCGCGCCGTGCTGGTGCTCAATCCCGAAATCACCAGCGGCCACCTGAACTGGCGCGACCGCGACAGCCACTTCATCTTCGGCGACGCCTGCACCGCCATCGTGATCGAAGCGGCCGACAATGCCGTCTCCCAGCACCAGTTTGCGATCCTCGACACCAAGCTGAAAACGGCCTTCTCCAACAATATCCGCAACAACTTCGGCTTCATGAACCGCTTCGACGAAAGCGGCATCGGCCAGGCCGACAAACTGTTCCGCCAGCAGGGCCGCAAGGTGTTCAAGGAAGTGTGCCCGATGGCCGCCGAGACGATCAAGAACGCCGTCGCCAATGCCGGCCTGGAAATCGCGCAAGTGCAGCGCTACTGGCTGCACCAGGCCAATCTGAACATGAACCTGCTGATTTCGCGCATGATCCTGGGCCGCGACGCCGAGCCGCAGGAAGCGCCGGTGATTCTCGACACCTACGCCAACACTTCCTCGGCCGGCTCCATCATCGCCTTCCACAAATACCAGGACGATATGCCGGCCGGTGCGCATGGCGTCATCTGCTCCTTCGGCGCCGGCTACTCGATCGGCAGCGTGGTCGTGCGCAAGCTCTAA
- a CDS encoding S41 family peptidase has translation MGKKLNNAGLIGLGVVAGMAVSMQFSAMAQKPGEPVLPLDELRQLADVYGLIKSDYVEPVEDKQLLTQAISGMVASLDPHSAYLDKKAYAELREGSQGKFVGLGIEIGQSDDGYIKIVSPIEDSPAYRAGIKAGDLITRLDSTPVKGLSLDESIKKMRGEPRSKVTLTILRKDEPQPLVFNIVREEIHQKSVKGKIVESGYAWLRVAQFQEPTVDDLAAKISDLYRQDPNLKGMVLDLRNDPGGVLQGAIGVAAAFLPKDTAIVSTNGQLPDSKQIFYGRAEYYSLRSDGDALAKLPEAVKQVPLVVLVNTGSASASEIVAGALQDYKRATIIGSQTFGKGSVQTIRQLSADTAVKLTTARYYTPNGRSIQAKGIVPDLAVDENEDGDGLNSLRMREADLEKHLSNDREQESGKAKRDEMEEQIRILALEKKRKPLEYGGTEDFQLRQALNHLKGLPVQLAKGESKLVQADLPPKGKAKK, from the coding sequence ATGGGCAAGAAACTCAATAATGCCGGGCTGATCGGGCTCGGGGTGGTGGCCGGCATGGCTGTCTCCATGCAGTTTTCAGCGATGGCGCAGAAGCCCGGCGAACCCGTGCTTCCGCTGGATGAGCTGCGCCAGTTGGCCGACGTGTATGGCTTGATCAAATCCGATTATGTCGAGCCGGTCGAGGATAAGCAGCTGCTGACCCAAGCCATTTCCGGCATGGTCGCCTCGCTTGATCCGCATTCCGCTTATCTCGACAAGAAGGCTTACGCCGAGCTGCGCGAAGGCTCGCAGGGCAAGTTTGTCGGCCTGGGCATCGAGATCGGCCAGAGCGACGATGGCTATATCAAGATTGTGTCGCCGATCGAGGATTCGCCGGCCTACCGCGCCGGCATCAAGGCGGGCGACCTGATTACCCGTCTCGACTCGACCCCGGTCAAGGGCTTGAGCCTGGACGAATCGATCAAGAAGATGCGCGGCGAACCGCGCAGCAAGGTCACGTTGACCATCCTGCGCAAGGATGAGCCGCAGCCGCTGGTGTTCAATATCGTGCGCGAGGAAATCCATCAGAAAAGCGTGAAGGGCAAGATTGTCGAATCGGGCTACGCCTGGCTGCGCGTGGCGCAGTTCCAGGAGCCGACGGTCGATGACCTGGCGGCCAAGATCAGCGATCTGTATCGGCAAGACCCGAATCTGAAAGGCATGGTGCTCGATCTGCGCAACGATCCGGGCGGCGTGCTGCAAGGCGCCATCGGCGTGGCGGCGGCCTTCCTGCCCAAGGATACGGCCATCGTTTCCACCAACGGCCAACTGCCCGACTCCAAGCAGATCTTCTACGGCCGCGCCGAATATTACAGCCTGCGCAGCGACGGCGATGCGCTGGCCAAGCTGCCGGAAGCGGTGAAGCAGGTGCCGCTGGTGGTGCTGGTCAACACCGGTTCCGCGTCCGCCTCCGAGATCGTGGCCGGCGCACTGCAGGATTACAAGCGCGCCACCATCATCGGCAGCCAGACGTTCGGCAAGGGTTCGGTGCAGACCATCCGCCAGCTCAGCGCCGACACGGCCGTCAAGCTGACCACGGCGCGCTATTACACGCCGAACGGCCGCTCGATCCAGGCCAAGGGCATCGTGCCCGATCTGGCGGTGGATGAGAACGAGGACGGCGACGGCTTGAACAGCCTGCGCATGCGCGAAGCCGATCTGGAAAAGCATCTGTCCAATGACCGCGAGCAGGAAAGCGGCAAGGCCAAGCGCGATGAAATGGAAGAGCAGATCCGTATCCTGGCGCTGGAGAAGAAACGCAAGCCGCTGGAATACGGCGGCACGGAAGACTTCCAGCTGCGCCAGGCGCTGAACCATCTGAAAGGCCTGCCGGTGCAACTGGCCAAGGGCGAGTCGAAGCTGGTACAGGCCGACCTGCCACCCAAGGGCAAGGCGAAAAAATGA
- a CDS encoding M13 family metallopeptidase translates to MKKSYLLTTLALSIAAAFAHAADAPLSGIDTQYIDASVRAQDDFFNHLNGQWLKTAVIPADKSSWGSFAKLRDDTLPQLRGLIEELQAKKHKAGTEEQKIADLYASYMDEAKLEKAGVRPLAGEFSRIRSLKDKKGLPALIAHMNQIGVAAPYGFYISQDARESTRYAVYLSQSGLGLPDRDYYLKKDDARLADVRVQYEAHIGKILSLAGVKDAPAKAKAILALETALAEVQWSKVDNRDPVKRYNKKSFAELAALAPAYDWKGALASTGISAKTDYVIVSQPSYFSALDKIVQDTPLTTWQAYFEWQLLRDAAPYLSKAFAEENFAFYGTVISGTKEQPPRWKRGVSVVEGAIGEGLGKLYVAKYFPAERKERMEHLVQNLLAAYKQSIDTLDWMGAETKQEAQAKLAKFTYKIAYPNKWRDYSALQFTAGDLAGNMRRASLFSFQRNLNKLGKPIDREEWGMTPQTVNAYYRSTTNEIVFPAAILQPPFFDARADDAANYGAIGAVIGHEISHGFDDKGSQSDGDGNLRDWWTAADKANFKAKTDALVKQYSAYSPLPGYNVNGELTLGENIADNSGIAVAYKAYKLSLNGKAAPVIDGLTGEQRFFMGFGQVWRSKMLEPQQIMQVKTDPHSPGQFRANGTVVNQPGFYEAFGVKEGDKMYVAPEQRVIIW, encoded by the coding sequence GTGAAGAAGTCTTATCTGCTGACGACCCTGGCCCTGAGCATCGCGGCCGCTTTCGCCCACGCCGCCGACGCCCCGCTGTCCGGCATCGACACCCAGTACATCGACGCCAGCGTGCGCGCGCAGGATGACTTCTTCAACCACCTCAATGGCCAGTGGCTGAAAACCGCCGTGATCCCGGCCGATAAATCGAGCTGGGGTTCCTTCGCCAAGCTGCGCGACGACACCCTGCCGCAGCTGCGCGGCCTGATCGAAGAGCTGCAGGCGAAAAAGCACAAGGCCGGCACCGAAGAGCAGAAGATCGCCGACCTGTACGCCAGCTATATGGACGAGGCGAAGCTGGAAAAAGCCGGCGTGCGCCCGCTGGCCGGTGAGTTCAGCCGCATCCGCAGCCTGAAGGACAAGAAAGGCCTGCCGGCGCTGATCGCCCACATGAACCAGATCGGCGTGGCCGCGCCGTACGGCTTTTATATCAGCCAGGATGCGCGCGAATCGACGCGTTACGCCGTCTACCTGTCGCAAAGCGGCCTGGGCCTGCCTGACCGCGACTATTACCTGAAAAAGGACGACGCCCGCCTGGCCGATGTGCGTGTTCAATACGAAGCGCATATCGGCAAGATCCTGAGCCTGGCCGGCGTCAAGGACGCGCCAGCCAAGGCGAAAGCGATTCTGGCGCTGGAAACTGCGCTGGCCGAAGTGCAGTGGTCCAAGGTCGACAACCGCGATCCGGTCAAGCGCTACAACAAGAAGAGCTTCGCCGAACTGGCCGCGCTGGCGCCTGCCTATGACTGGAAAGGCGCGCTGGCCAGCACCGGCATTTCTGCCAAGACCGACTATGTGATCGTCAGCCAGCCGAGCTACTTCTCGGCCCTCGACAAGATTGTGCAGGACACCCCGCTCACCACCTGGCAAGCCTACTTCGAGTGGCAACTGCTGCGCGACGCCGCGCCATACCTGTCCAAGGCTTTCGCCGAAGAGAACTTCGCCTTCTACGGCACCGTCATCTCCGGCACCAAGGAACAGCCGCCACGCTGGAAGCGCGGCGTGAGCGTGGTGGAAGGCGCCATCGGTGAAGGCCTGGGCAAGCTGTATGTGGCCAAGTACTTCCCGGCCGAGCGCAAGGAGCGCATGGAGCATCTGGTGCAGAACCTGCTGGCGGCCTACAAGCAGAGCATCGACACGCTGGACTGGATGGGAGCGGAAACCAAGCAGGAAGCGCAAGCCAAGCTGGCCAAGTTCACCTACAAGATCGCCTACCCGAACAAATGGCGCGACTACTCGGCCCTGCAGTTTACCGCCGGCGACCTGGCCGGCAATATGCGCCGCGCTTCGCTGTTCTCCTTCCAGCGCAATCTGAACAAGCTGGGCAAGCCGATCGACCGCGAAGAGTGGGGCATGACGCCGCAGACCGTGAACGCCTACTACCGTTCCACCACCAATGAGATCGTGTTCCCGGCCGCGATCCTGCAGCCGCCGTTCTTCGACGCGCGCGCCGACGATGCGGCCAACTATGGCGCCATCGGCGCCGTGATCGGCCACGAAATCAGCCACGGCTTCGACGACAAGGGCAGCCAGTCCGACGGCGACGGCAACCTGCGCGACTGGTGGACGGCCGCGGACAAGGCCAACTTCAAGGCCAAGACCGATGCCCTGGTCAAGCAGTACAGCGCCTACAGTCCGCTGCCTGGCTATAACGTCAACGGCGAGCTGACCCTGGGCGAGAACATCGCCGACAATTCCGGCATCGCTGTCGCCTACAAGGCTTACAAGCTGTCGCTGAACGGCAAGGCGGCGCCGGTGATCGATGGCCTGACCGGCGAGCAGCGTTTCTTCATGGGCTTTGGCCAGGTATGGCGCAGCAAGATGCTGGAACCGCAGCAGATCATGCAGGTGAAGACCGATCCGCATTCGCCGGGCCAGTTCCGCGCCAACGGCACCGTGGTGAACCAGCCCGGTTTCTACGAAGCCTTCGGCGTGAAGGAAGGCGACAAGATGTACGTGGCGCCGGAGCAGCGCGTCATTATCTGGTAA
- a CDS encoding M13 family metallopeptidase, protein MKRHLLSALTLSLLAGVSSAAVAAEGATSAVASKAAVSAEKKLGSGIDTQFIDPAVRSQDDFFVHLNGKWLSTAEIPADKSSWGTFAKLRDDIQPQLRAIIEEAAAKANGADAKRIGDFYASFMDEARLEQLGVSPVKADLDRIAAIKDKKELPLLLAAAARNFVHSPFGFGIHQDNKDSTKYVADIFQDGLGMPDRDYYLKADDAKLADTLAKYGKHVEEVLALAGDANAAANAKAIVAFETELAKIQWTKVELRDPVKAYNKVALNKLPELMANFDWNSYLQATGLAGKVDYVIVSQPTYLKALDGLLAATPLETLKSYFQWQTVRSAAPYLSKPFVDSHFAFNGTVLSGVTENRPRWKRGVEVTEGALGESIGKIYVEQHFPAANKARMEELVKNLLLAYKQSINKLDWMTPATKKEAQAKLAKFTTKIGYPNKWRDYAALNVQRDDLLGNVKRSNEFDYNKELNKLGKPIDRDEWGMTPQTVNAYYNPEMNEIVFPAAILQPPFFDANADDAMNYGAIGGVIGHEISHGFDDQGAQYDGDGNLRDWWSAADHKNFEKKTGQLVKQYSAFSPLPGYNVNGELTLGENIADNSGVAIAYKAYKLSLKGKKAPVIDGLTGDQRFFMGFAQVWRSKMREQAQIVQIKTDPHSPGKYRANGTMRNQPGFYNAFGVKPGDKMYLAPKDRVIIW, encoded by the coding sequence GTGAAACGACATCTGTTAAGTGCATTGACCTTGAGCCTGCTGGCTGGCGTATCCAGCGCAGCAGTTGCGGCAGAAGGCGCCACCAGCGCTGTTGCCAGCAAGGCGGCCGTCAGCGCGGAAAAAAAACTCGGCTCCGGCATCGACACCCAGTTCATCGATCCGGCCGTGCGTTCGCAAGACGACTTCTTCGTTCACCTGAACGGCAAGTGGCTGTCCACTGCCGAAATCCCGGCCGATAAATCGAGCTGGGGCACGTTCGCCAAACTGCGCGACGATATTCAGCCGCAGCTGCGCGCCATCATCGAAGAAGCAGCCGCCAAGGCCAACGGTGCTGACGCCAAGCGCATCGGCGACTTCTATGCCAGCTTCATGGACGAAGCGCGCCTGGAGCAGCTGGGAGTCAGCCCGGTGAAGGCCGACCTGGACCGTATCGCCGCCATCAAGGACAAGAAAGAGCTGCCGCTGCTGCTGGCCGCCGCTGCGCGCAACTTTGTGCATTCCCCGTTCGGCTTCGGCATCCACCAGGACAATAAGGATTCGACCAAGTATGTGGCCGACATCTTCCAGGATGGCCTGGGCATGCCCGACCGCGACTACTATCTGAAAGCCGACGACGCCAAGCTGGCCGATACCCTGGCCAAATATGGCAAGCATGTGGAAGAGGTGCTGGCTCTGGCCGGCGACGCCAATGCCGCCGCCAACGCCAAGGCCATCGTTGCCTTCGAAACCGAGCTGGCAAAAATCCAATGGACCAAGGTTGAATTGCGCGACCCGGTCAAGGCCTATAACAAGGTCGCCTTGAACAAGCTGCCGGAACTGATGGCCAACTTTGATTGGAACAGCTATCTGCAAGCCACCGGCCTGGCCGGCAAGGTCGATTATGTGATCGTCAGCCAACCGACCTATCTGAAAGCGCTGGATGGCCTGCTGGCCGCCACCCCGCTGGAAACCCTGAAGTCCTACTTCCAATGGCAGACCGTGCGTTCTGCCGCGCCTTATCTGTCGAAACCCTTCGTCGATTCCCACTTCGCCTTCAACGGCACGGTGCTGAGCGGCGTGACCGAGAACCGTCCACGCTGGAAGCGCGGTGTGGAAGTGACCGAAGGCGCGCTGGGCGAAAGCATCGGCAAGATCTACGTCGAGCAGCACTTCCCGGCTGCCAACAAGGCGCGCATGGAAGAGCTGGTGAAGAACCTGCTGCTGGCCTACAAGCAAAGCATCAATAAGCTGGACTGGATGACCCCGGCCACCAAGAAAGAGGCGCAAGCCAAGCTGGCCAAGTTCACCACCAAGATCGGCTACCCGAACAAATGGCGTGACTACGCCGCGCTGAACGTGCAGCGCGACGACCTGCTGGGCAACGTCAAGCGCTCCAATGAGTTCGACTACAACAAGGAGCTGAACAAGCTCGGCAAGCCGATCGACCGCGACGAGTGGGGCATGACGCCGCAAACCGTCAATGCCTACTACAACCCGGAGATGAACGAGATCGTCTTCCCGGCCGCGATCCTGCAGCCGCCGTTCTTCGACGCCAACGCGGATGACGCCATGAACTATGGCGCCATCGGCGGCGTGATCGGCCACGAAATCAGCCACGGCTTCGACGACCAGGGCGCCCAGTACGACGGCGACGGCAATCTGCGCGACTGGTGGAGCGCCGCCGACCACAAGAACTTCGAGAAGAAGACCGGCCAGCTGGTCAAGCAGTACAGCGCCTTCAGCCCGCTGCCAGGCTACAACGTCAACGGCGAGCTGACCCTGGGTGAGAACATCGCCGACAACTCCGGCGTGGCAATTGCCTACAAGGCGTACAAGCTGTCCCTGAAAGGCAAGAAAGCGCCGGTCATCGACGGCCTGACCGGCGACCAGCGCTTCTTCATGGGCTTCGCTCAGGTATGGCGCAGCAAGATGCGTGAACAAGCCCAGATCGTGCAGATCAAGACCGACCCGCACTCCCCAGGCAAATACCGCGCTAACGGCACCATGCGCAACCAGCCCGGCTTCTACAACGCCTTTGGCGTGAAGCCCGGCGACAAGATGTACCTGGCCCCGAAAGACCGCGTCATCATCTGGTAA
- a CDS encoding TonB-dependent siderophore receptor, producing the protein MSKLIPFACAAVLSAATAQAQQQPADSMPAEAPSAASSPAKGSVKASAPPATGSDGKVMPQVTVSGGRQSDMDERRNSTAGKQIYGREELDRNGDTSLGDVLKRLPGVTIGGRPGRGGDVRMRGLGNGYTQILLNGERPPAGFSMESLSPDQVERIEVMRGPVAEHSARAIAGTINIVLRDGYQQRDIQVKLTDSIEEGLHSPNLSVTLPGKVGALSYTLSGSLGQHRSQDKGGRSISRDILDDGTVQREQLQQDESSGNSKSLHFAPRVSYKFENGDTLNIQPFLMASRGDTGSKGTLEQPIGKEAPDYNAFTQQAHSSMTFLRGFGNWVHKLEGAAKLDVKFGGGIGKRNSDSQRTEFDGSGNLLDRFTDTDSTRDRNFSTGGKYTSPLGQGHLLAAGWDMESSHREQTKVSVDKDGKPQFAESGDNLNADTRRVAFFAQDEWDITPQWAVYMGARWEGIRTSSERSTGSISNTSKVFSPLLHGVWRIPGFEKDQVRMSLTKSYKSPNVQDLIAAPTPSRGVNRPDRPDRVGNPDLKPELATGLDLAYEHYLGRNGIVSVSGFVRDIDNLIRREVTQKQMADGLHWVSMPTNVGHARTSGIELEAKFSLSELMENAPNIDFRSNYSRFWSKVDGIPGPDNRLDQQAKQTANLGMDYRMKDIPLTLGGSFNWTPSVRVQTSQTQTVDTGSKRVLDMYALWKFDARTQLRFSAANLLADDSLGHNLMYAKGLSITSDSLNPTYRVWSIKLETKF; encoded by the coding sequence ATGAGCAAATTGATCCCTTTTGCCTGCGCTGCAGTTTTGAGCGCGGCGACGGCACAGGCCCAGCAGCAGCCTGCCGATTCCATGCCCGCCGAGGCGCCTTCCGCTGCTTCCTCTCCAGCCAAGGGCAGCGTGAAGGCCAGCGCGCCGCCGGCGACGGGATCTGACGGCAAGGTGATGCCGCAGGTGACCGTCAGCGGCGGCCGCCAGAGCGATATGGATGAGCGCCGCAACTCGACCGCCGGCAAGCAGATTTATGGCCGCGAGGAGCTGGACCGCAATGGCGACACCAGCCTGGGTGATGTGCTCAAGCGCCTGCCGGGTGTGACCATCGGCGGCCGTCCGGGCCGCGGTGGCGATGTGCGCATGCGCGGCCTGGGCAATGGCTACACGCAGATTCTGCTGAATGGCGAACGTCCGCCGGCCGGTTTTTCGATGGAGTCGCTGTCGCCCGACCAGGTCGAGCGCATCGAGGTGATGCGCGGCCCGGTGGCCGAGCACAGCGCGCGCGCCATCGCCGGCACCATCAATATCGTGCTGCGCGACGGCTATCAGCAGCGCGATATCCAGGTCAAGCTGACCGATTCGATCGAGGAAGGCCTGCATTCGCCGAATCTGTCCGTGACCTTGCCGGGCAAGGTGGGGGCGCTCAGCTATACCCTGTCCGGCTCCCTCGGCCAGCACCGCAGCCAGGACAAGGGCGGCCGCAGCATCAGCCGCGATATCCTGGACGACGGCACCGTGCAGCGCGAACAGCTGCAGCAGGATGAAAGCTCGGGCAATTCGAAGAGTCTGCACTTCGCGCCGCGCGTCTCCTATAAATTCGAGAACGGCGACACGCTGAATATCCAGCCCTTCCTGATGGCCAGCCGTGGCGACACCGGCTCGAAAGGCACGCTGGAGCAGCCCATCGGCAAGGAAGCACCGGATTACAATGCCTTCACCCAGCAGGCCCATTCCAGCATGACTTTCCTGCGCGGCTTCGGCAACTGGGTCCACAAGCTGGAAGGCGCGGCCAAGCTCGATGTGAAATTCGGCGGCGGCATCGGCAAGCGCAATAGCGATTCGCAGCGTACGGAATTCGACGGCAGCGGCAATCTGCTGGACCGCTTCACCGACACCGATTCCACGCGCGACCGCAACTTCAGCACCGGCGGCAAATACACTTCGCCGCTGGGCCAGGGCCATTTGCTGGCCGCCGGCTGGGATATGGAAAGCAGCCACCGCGAGCAGACCAAGGTTTCGGTGGACAAGGACGGCAAGCCGCAGTTCGCCGAATCGGGCGACAACCTGAACGCCGACACCCGCCGCGTCGCCTTCTTCGCCCAGGACGAGTGGGACATCACGCCGCAATGGGCGGTGTATATGGGCGCGCGCTGGGAAGGCATCCGCACCAGCAGCGAACGCAGCACTGGCAGCATCAGCAATACCAGCAAGGTATTCAGCCCGCTGCTGCATGGCGTCTGGCGCATTCCCGGTTTCGAAAAAGACCAGGTGCGCATGAGCCTCACCAAGAGCTACAAGTCGCCCAATGTGCAGGATCTGATCGCCGCGCCCACGCCATCGCGCGGCGTGAACCGCCCCGACCGTCCCGACCGCGTCGGCAATCCCGACCTGAAGCCGGAGCTGGCGACCGGTCTGGATCTCGCGTATGAGCACTACCTGGGCCGCAACGGCATCGTCAGCGTCAGCGGCTTTGTGCGCGACATCGATAACCTGATCCGCCGCGAAGTCACGCAAAAGCAGATGGCCGATGGCCTGCACTGGGTTTCCATGCCGACCAACGTCGGCCACGCGCGCACCAGCGGCATCGAGCTGGAAGCCAAGTTCTCGCTCTCCGAGTTGATGGAAAACGCGCCGAATATCGACTTCCGCAGCAATTACAGCCGCTTCTGGTCGAAGGTGGACGGTATTCCCGGCCCGGACAACCGTCTTGACCAGCAAGCCAAGCAAACCGCCAATCTGGGCATGGATTACCGCATGAAGGATATCCCGCTGACCCTGGGCGGCAGCTTCAACTGGACGCCATCGGTGCGCGTGCAGACCAGCCAGACGCAGACGGTGGATACGGGCAGCAAGCGCGTGCTGGATATGTACGCGCTGTGGAAGTTCGACGCCCGCACCCAGCTGCGCTTCTCGGCCGCGAACTTGCTGGCCGACGATTCGCTCGGTCATAATCTGATGTACGCTAAAGGCTTGTCCATTACCTCGGACTCGCTGAATCCCACCTACCGGGTGTGGAGTATCAAGCTGGAAACCAAGTTCTGA
- a CDS encoding cytochrome c5 family protein — translation MSDAHNEHESAIRTPKQLIAAVVGFFLITVIGIALLVQFVTQEKLTGHGSDSQSSEALAARLKPVGDIDYTLKDSNAPKVLQTGEAIYTSTCAACHGSGAAGAPKVGDNGAWGSRLAQGEATILKHAIEGLRAMPAKGGNPDLDDVEVARAVVFMANKSGGNLKEPAVPAPAAAPAEEKKE, via the coding sequence ATGAGCGACGCACATAACGAACACGAATCCGCTATCAGAACGCCTAAGCAACTCATTGCTGCCGTGGTAGGCTTCTTCCTCATCACTGTTATCGGGATTGCCCTGCTGGTGCAATTCGTGACGCAGGAAAAACTCACCGGCCACGGTTCCGACAGCCAGTCATCCGAAGCCCTCGCCGCCCGCCTGAAACCGGTTGGCGACATCGACTACACCCTGAAAGACAGCAACGCGCCGAAAGTGCTGCAGACCGGCGAAGCCATCTACACCTCCACTTGCGCAGCCTGCCACGGCAGCGGCGCAGCCGGCGCCCCGAAAGTGGGCGACAACGGCGCCTGGGGCAGCCGTCTGGCCCAAGGCGAAGCCACCATCCTCAAGCACGCCATCGAAGGTCTGCGCGCCATGCCAGCCAAAGGCGGCAACCCGGATCTGGACGATGTGGAAGTGGCCCGCGCCGTGGTCTTCATGGCCAACAAATCCGGCGGCAACCTGAAAGAACCCGCAGTGCCGGCACCGGCTGCTGCCCCGGCCGAAGAGAAGAAAGAATAA